A stretch of Microscilla marina ATCC 23134 DNA encodes these proteins:
- a CDS encoding bifunctional adenosylcobinamide kinase/adenosylcobinamide-phosphate guanylyltransferase, with product MAYIYYVSGGQRSGKSSYAQRLALQLSAQPVYLATSRVWDKDHQRRIERHQADRNEQWVNVEEEKYISKHNWQDQVVVMDCVTLWLTNFFSDTQYNVDQSLKEAQQEFDLFIQQEFTGIIISNEIGMGLHADTEAGRKFTDLQGWMNQYIARKADQAIFMVSGLPLTVK from the coding sequence ATGGCTTATATTTATTATGTTTCTGGCGGACAACGTTCGGGTAAAAGTAGCTATGCCCAACGCCTTGCCCTACAGCTAAGTGCACAACCAGTATATTTAGCTACTTCGAGGGTTTGGGACAAAGACCACCAGCGCCGTATAGAGCGACACCAGGCAGACCGCAACGAGCAGTGGGTAAATGTAGAAGAAGAAAAATATATAAGCAAGCATAACTGGCAAGACCAAGTGGTGGTGATGGACTGTGTAACGCTTTGGCTTACTAATTTTTTTAGTGACACTCAATATAATGTAGATCAGTCGCTTAAAGAGGCACAACAAGAGTTTGACTTATTCATTCAACAAGAGTTTACTGGTATTATCATTAGTAATGAAATAGGCATGGGGTTGCACGCTGACACAGAAGCAGGACGAAAGTTTACTGACTTGCAGGGTTGGATGAACCAATATATAGCCCGGAAAGCTGATCAGGCCATTTTTATGGTGTCAGGGTTGCCCCTCACTGTCAAGTAG
- a CDS encoding DUF5522 domain-containing protein: MKKPLKENEDYYIENGFYVFTAKYHLVRGYCCKNGCRHCPYGFKKKKS; the protein is encoded by the coding sequence ATGAAAAAACCACTCAAAGAAAACGAGGATTATTACATTGAAAATGGTTTTTATGTTTTCACGGCCAAATATCACCTGGTACGAGGCTATTGCTGCAAAAATGGTTGTAGACATTGTCCTTATGGTTTTAAGAAAAAGAAGTCTTGA
- a CDS encoding alkaline phosphatase D family protein, protein MTVIKQFCWLCLFVLSTSTLVAQSKLLQSGPMVGYSTMKEVLLWVQTKKAAKVHFKYWKEGKPQSKMSTAVVLTNARTGFVAKVVAEVSQGKKYVYELYINNRLIPRPYPLKFQSQTLWQYRTDPPPFKFVFGSCAYVNEPEVDRPGKSYGGDFHIFKTILDQKPDFMVWGGDNVYLREVDWNSRMGIMQRYTHTRSLPELQPLWGSVHHFATWDDHDFGPDNSDGSFWNKELTTEAFKLFWGNPNYGVAGGISGTFTWNDVQFFLMDNRYFRTSSNPQLQKPQMLGDRQLQWLIEALKYSRASFKFVVVGSQVLNNTDFSKAYWAENYSKYKVEQQKLINAIKEANVRGVVFLTGDRHHTELSKLEQNTHYPLYDVTISPFTAGASGKRGEGEKNSLRVPNTYVGVRNFAVMEVKGPRRNRVLTMKVLDSKGKEMWKYEIKARDLRKK, encoded by the coding sequence ATGACTGTTATCAAACAATTTTGTTGGCTTTGTCTTTTTGTGTTGTCTACATCTACGCTTGTAGCACAAAGCAAGTTGCTACAATCGGGTCCTATGGTGGGTTATTCTACTATGAAAGAGGTATTGCTGTGGGTACAAACCAAGAAGGCGGCAAAAGTTCACTTTAAGTATTGGAAGGAGGGTAAACCTCAAAGCAAAATGAGTACTGCTGTGGTGCTCACCAACGCCAGGACTGGTTTTGTAGCCAAAGTAGTGGCTGAAGTGTCGCAAGGCAAAAAATATGTGTATGAACTGTATATTAACAACCGATTGATACCCCGTCCTTATCCGCTTAAGTTTCAAAGCCAAACGCTGTGGCAATACCGTACTGACCCACCTCCCTTTAAGTTTGTGTTTGGTAGTTGTGCTTATGTCAATGAGCCTGAGGTTGACCGTCCGGGTAAGTCTTATGGAGGCGATTTTCATATTTTTAAAACTATTTTAGATCAAAAGCCTGATTTTATGGTTTGGGGGGGCGACAATGTATATTTACGTGAAGTAGACTGGAACTCACGCATGGGTATTATGCAACGCTACACGCATACCCGGTCGTTGCCCGAACTACAGCCATTGTGGGGCAGTGTGCATCACTTTGCTACTTGGGATGATCACGACTTTGGCCCTGATAACTCTGATGGGTCGTTTTGGAACAAAGAACTGACTACTGAAGCTTTTAAATTGTTTTGGGGGAATCCTAACTATGGGGTTGCCGGGGGTATCAGTGGTACTTTTACCTGGAATGATGTACAGTTTTTTTTGATGGATAACCGCTATTTTCGTACTTCCAGTAATCCACAATTGCAAAAACCTCAAATGCTGGGTGATCGTCAGCTACAATGGCTAATTGAAGCACTCAAGTATAGCAGGGCAAGTTTTAAGTTTGTAGTGGTGGGTAGTCAGGTATTAAACAACACTGACTTTAGTAAAGCATATTGGGCAGAAAACTATTCCAAATACAAGGTAGAGCAGCAAAAATTGATCAATGCTATCAAAGAAGCCAATGTACGAGGGGTTGTTTTTCTTACCGGTGACCGCCACCATACCGAGTTGAGTAAGTTGGAACAAAACACTCATTACCCCTTATATGATGTCACTATTTCTCCTTTTACAGCGGGCGCTTCGGGCAAAAGAGGTGAAGGTGAAAAAAACTCGTTAAGGGTGCCTAACACTTATGTAGGTGTAAGAAACTTTGCCGTAATGGAAGTAAAAGGTCCTCGCCGTAATCGGGTGCTTACTATGAAGGTATTGGACAGTAAAGGTAAAGAAATGTGGAAGTATGAAATTAAAGCCCGTGATTTACGTAAAAAATAA
- a CDS encoding helix-turn-helix domain-containing protein, with translation MLLGEKIKAAIKTRGADAAEVADYAGISVASLYRIYNKNSCEVKYLTKIAEHLRYPIMYFLDDEPENMVNEDQEPYLLTSKKEGSGVGMGELMELVKVSAEERKMYLDIIKDLSSKIKE, from the coding sequence ATGTTATTAGGTGAAAAAATTAAAGCAGCTATAAAAACCAGAGGGGCAGACGCCGCAGAAGTAGCAGACTATGCAGGCATCAGTGTGGCAAGTTTGTATCGTATTTACAACAAAAACAGTTGTGAAGTAAAATACCTTACCAAAATTGCAGAGCACCTAAGGTATCCTATTATGTATTTTTTAGATGATGAGCCGGAAAATATGGTAAATGAAGATCAGGAACCCTATTTGCTCACCAGCAAAAAAGAAGGAAGTGGGGTAGGTATGGGAGAATTGATGGAGTTGGTGAAAGTATCGGCAGAAGAGCGCAAAATGTATTTAGACATCATCAAAGATTTGTCATCAAAAATAAAAGAATAA
- a CDS encoding acyl-CoA thioesterase produces MALNKKKASESLTTMTELVLPNDTNTLNNLMGGHLMYLMDICGAIAAQKHSNRIVVTASVDNISFKEPIALGDVVTIKAHVSRAFNSSMEVYLEVTAGNIPQGTMRETNKAFLTFVAVDQSGNTIMVPELVPETEKEVALFDGALRRRQLRLILAGKMKPNDATELKSLFDSSPN; encoded by the coding sequence ATGGCACTCAATAAGAAAAAGGCGTCAGAATCGCTCACCACCATGACTGAGCTGGTATTGCCTAATGACACGAATACTTTGAATAACCTCATGGGGGGACATTTGATGTATTTGATGGATATTTGTGGGGCTATTGCGGCTCAAAAACACTCTAACCGAATAGTAGTGACTGCTTCGGTTGATAACATTTCGTTTAAAGAGCCTATTGCTTTAGGTGATGTAGTAACAATTAAGGCGCATGTATCTCGTGCGTTCAATTCATCGATGGAGGTGTATCTGGAGGTAACTGCAGGTAATATACCACAGGGTACTATGCGTGAAACTAATAAGGCCTTCCTTACTTTTGTGGCGGTAGATCAGTCTGGCAATACTATTATGGTGCCTGAGTTGGTGCCTGAAACAGAGAAGGAAGTTGCTTTGTTTGACGGGGCGTTGCGCCGCCGACAATTGAGGCTGATTTTGGCGGGTAAAATGAAGCCCAATGATGCTACAGAGCTTAAGTCGTTGTTTGACTCATCGCCTAACTAA
- a CDS encoding helix-turn-helix domain-containing protein: protein MSRGKALEKLELNTVQESILRSYLHKRTASKHHLQRINIILLAHQGVSNMKIAEVLSTTQNTVRKWRTRWLTGYEELCAYEQAKTRSTPKLLSKMLGMLSDDSRSGAPMRISLSEKENLVTLACKKPKDFNIPFTHWNRDLLASFAMENGIVKKISPSYVSRILKKTGHTSS from the coding sequence ATGAGTCGCGGTAAAGCTTTAGAAAAATTAGAGTTGAATACTGTTCAGGAATCTATTTTAAGATCCTACTTGCATAAGCGTACAGCTTCCAAACACCATCTCCAGCGAATTAATATAATCTTGCTGGCTCATCAAGGCGTGAGCAATATGAAGATAGCAGAAGTTTTGTCGACTACCCAAAATACTGTTCGTAAATGGCGTACTCGCTGGTTAACTGGTTATGAAGAGTTATGTGCTTACGAGCAGGCAAAAACACGTAGCACTCCTAAGCTATTATCAAAAATGCTAGGGATGCTTTCTGATGACTCCCGTTCTGGTGCTCCTATGCGCATTAGTTTATCAGAAAAGGAAAACTTAGTAACCTTGGCTTGTAAAAAGCCCAAAGACTTTAATATACCTTTTACACACTGGAATCGGGATTTACTGGCATCCTTTGCTATGGAAAATGGCATTGTTAAGAAGATTTCCCCTAGCTATGTAAGCCGGATTTTAAAAAAAACGGGACATACGTCCTCATAA